DNA sequence from the Armigeres subalbatus isolate Guangzhou_Male chromosome 1, GZ_Asu_2, whole genome shotgun sequence genome:
GCTTGAAGTCTGCCAAATTCTTTTCACGACTAGATATAAAAGATGCCTTTCATCAAATAGAACTCGAAGAATCTTCTCGCTTAATAACAATATTCATTACCCATCGTGGTATGTACCGTTATAAACGTTTGATGTTCGGCATATCTTGTGCCCCTGAAATGTTTCAGAAAATTTTGGAGCAGCTGCTAGCGAATTGTGATAATGTGATTAATTTCATTGATGACATCTTTGTTTTTGGTTTGGATGAAGAAGAGCATGATCATTGCTTGAAGCGAGTCCTGAATGTTTTGAAAGAGCACAACGTGTTgctgaattttgaaaaatgcttgTTTAAAGTTCCTGAGCTGGATTTCTTGGGGCATCACGTGTCCATTGACGGAATACGACCTGCGGATGATAAAGTGTCAACATTAAGAGCATTTCGAGTTCTTAAAGACGCCGAGGAATTGAGAAGCTTCCTGGGATTGGTCACGTATGTGGGAAGATTTCTACCGAATTTAGGAACAATATCAGCTCCGTTACGTGAACTAACTCATCAAGGAGTTACGTTCAAATGGTGTGAGGTACACACAGATGCATTTGAAAAGTTGAAGCATATGATAGCTAACGTAAAACATCTGAAATTATTCGATAACTCACTACGTACTAGGGTAGTTGCGGACGCTTCGCCTGTAGCTATGGGTGCAGTATTGGTGCAATACAAACACCAATATGATGACTCAAATCCACTAGTCATAGCTTATGCAAGTAAAACTTTGTCTTCTACAGAACAACGTTACTGCCAGACTGAAAAGGAAGCTTTAGCTTTAGTGTGGTCGGTAGAAcggttttcaacatatttgatTGGACggaaatttgaattggaaactGATCATAAACCCCTGGAAAGAATATTTTCTCCTACTTCAAGGCCTTGTCCAAGAATTGAACGTTGGGTGTTAAGGTTACAATCATTCACTTTTGAGGTGAAATACAGGAAGGGCAAGTCTAACATTGCAGATCCAATGTCTCGGTTGACTGATCATCTTCCTGCAGAACCTGACAACGAAGGTCGCAGAGAAAAATTCTTGGTTTTGGCTATCCTGGAGTCAACAGCGATAGATATCAGTGAGATTGAAACCGAGACTAAAAAGGATCATGAGTTGAAGTTAGTGCGAGAAAGTTTGCAAACTGGAAGGTGGAGCAATACTGAGACTAAATCTTATGAGCCATTTCAAAGTGAACTAGGTGTTGTCGAAGAACTGGTGGTACGAGGACAGGAAATGGTGATTCCAAAATCATTGCGGAATAGATTTCTTCAATTAGCACATGAAGGACATCCAGGTGAATCAGCAATGAAGCGAAGATTACGTGAAAGAGTATGGTGGCCGGGAATGGATAAAGAGGTCACCAAATGGGTTTCTTTGTGCGAAGGATGTCGATTGGTTGGGTTACCACAAAAACCTGAACCATTGCGTCGTAGACCTCTGCCAGCAGAAGCATGGACTGATGTGGCAATTGATTTTCTTGGTCCTCTGCCATCTGGTGAATACCTTTTGTAATAATCGACTACTTCAGCAAGTACAAGGAGGTTGAAGTCATGACCAAAATTACTGCACGTGATACTGTCGAAAGGCTTAGTAGTATTTTTCGGCGATTAGGTTTTCCCAGAACCATTACGCTAGACAATGCTAGGCAGTTTGTCAGTACGGATTTCAGCGAATATTGCCAGCTACATGGTATTTTTCTCAACTACAGTACCCCTTATTGGCCTCAACAGAATGGAGAAGTAGAACATCAAAATCGTTCACTCTTGAAAAGACTACAAATTAGTTGTGCTCTAAAGCGAAATTGGCGTAAGGATTTGGATGACTATTTAATGATGTATTACTCAACTCCGCATTCAACTACTGGGAAAACTCCTACAGAGCTTCTAACTGGTCGGACTATTAGAACCAAAATACCGTCATTGAAGGATATAGAAACAGCTCCATCAAGTGAAGACTTTCGAGATCGTGATTGGATTCAAAAGTATCGGTCTGTTGATCGGGAGAATGCTAATCGGCATGCTAAAGCATCGAGAATTGAGTTAGGAGATACGGTTCTTATGCAAAATCTTACTCCTGGGAATAAGTTAAGTACGACATACGGACAGGCAGAATACACAGTTCTTGATAAAGAAGGATCTCATGTGACTATTCAGAGCGATGCGACAGGAAAGACTTTCCAGAGGAATACagctcatttgaaaaaaattgatcaaCCAATTGAAGGTGAGGTTGGTGAATGTTCGGGTGTCATTCCAGCACAacaggtttaaaaaaaatagtgtgaATAACACAACAATAAGGTAGGTGTATGTGGtaaaaaatttattattccccACAGATCCCGCCCACGCTTCAATCAATGGTCCAGGGTCATCCATCGATTGACGATACAACCCATTCGTTGGAAGTGAACGATAGCCAGACCAGACCAAAGCGTACCACCCGTAGACCAATGAAATATGATGACTACGTCGAGGAATATATTGAATAGCTAGGTCTGGAGAAAAAAGGAGATGTGATACCTTGTATataatgtactttgtcttgTCAAACTTATGCTTGTTGTTTATGGATGTGTCAGATGTACGAAAGTGTTGTGAATGGTGTGTAGAACTAAGTATGGAAATGTGTGTAATAAATGTATTGTAAACAGTAAACATATGTTGTAAATATTCACTATAAGTAGATTCTCACAATCCTCAAAATGGATTAATCCAAAATatgaacgcatgcaccagttgtggcactattcttaattttggttccttatttggcaaatcccattgttttcttatggggttggccaaatagggaccactagtgcgacaactggtgcaaaggacgtcaaaaattaagcaaaatcaatttttacaattatgctttgcttgttttgaaggagatcaaaggtgttatcgcatcatatgaatatgctttatcgatatgaacttggtttgcggtgatttgattggccatttggcttataaagcactagtgcgacaactggtgctatagccacaactggtacatctagcctagttAAATGCATTGAATCAATACTTCCGCTCGTACTTCttgacctcttttcgtgacggtctgaagtttgaaactttggaatgacccccctatcttaccgaaagacgtaattctacgtcaaaacctGAATcgtaaataacttttgaaaaaataataatcagtAATAGCAATCTTATGACATTTTTGTTACAATTCCCGTTACGGCCTCGGATATTGGACTCGAGGAGTTTCGTGGCTTCGATTGGTTGAAAAGGCGGTCGTTCGACGAGTTCGTTGTCTCAGTTTTTAGAGCTGATGTTGGACTcaaaggggtcgtacactatacagttaaacctccatgagtcgatgttctatgactcgatatcgactcatggaagcaaattatgccatattaaaaaatattttctgggctactgtgatggtcccttcaaacagcttccgaAGGCTTcttattccacatctcgatatttccatgagtcgatggtcccttcaatatcgactcatggaggtttgactgtagtaaTTATATACCCTatagaaatggattgcgagtgatttgactatgcgtccaatttgggaatctcgagctcgttcagtagccgctaggttgcaaAGGCCGACGGagatccttcgtagcttagttggttaaagcaccagtctagcgtactgtatgatcatgggttcgagtcccatcgaagagaaagtggttagctccaatacattttccaaatcaatatctgcttCTTTACTGTTTACGTTTCTAATActgtttttaactatttattatcgaaaattgataaacagtttagaaataggtaaaccaaccaatcacgtacatgcatcactagcacagacatcaaaaatcaatcacttgttgGATCTAATCCTaggtttgaacaagatttcacgcagagcggacgcatcaaagagATCGCAGCGGAGTGGACatagcatcacggaggcgctgctaacattttcaacggaaatccatcgcattggtggtggtcctcggtttgttgctgcagatcattcaaaaagtagtagtaaaattcttctttatttaaacatttttgttgAGGATCATCAGGATCAGGAATTtattttggacccgttgaagtttgaggtggtgggttttagcgcaggtccagaccggcatgccgtattcgatcacagggaggatgatttgcttgtagacagcaagcttatttttcaaggacaatgacgaccgacggttgatcaaatggtacagtagtttcaacaaaacgttacacttcgtcactgtcttgtcaacctgttggcggaaaataagcttgctgtcgagggtcaagccaaggtagtcggcctcattgacccattccacagtcgtgccattgaggatgattttacagtccccaggcggaacatgtttaggagaTTTAGaatgggggaaaatgatgacctgggtcttcgccgcgttgatacagatcttccagctggtgaggtactctgtcaaggcatccaggcctcgttggagttttgccactagcgcgttgcttttccgttttcgTATCATCATGAATACGATGCGGAGGAtttctcggtctcttgtagcaatgagtgtcgaatcAGTTTTCTTCCCTTTatcccgagaaaactattcaattggtgagctgtgcattatttgttgtttctcggccaatcacgactagcaactacgatgggtacagtcaatcaagctaagcaaAGTAAGTATAAGGTTGCTCAGTTATCCTCGGTCCAAAGCCGACCCTGGGGTAACTGAGAAGATAAGCTGCCTTGGGCGTATGGAAGTCGACACCTCAGGACGCGTGGATGTCAATCGGTAGTTACAGTACCAACAACTGTACGGTTTATTTGCAATTGGATTTCTGTTGTAGTATTTTagtaaacagtttttttttcaaaattgttcacGTAACTGTTTTCTCAAAATCTTCAAAAAGGTGGCTTAGTTaacgatcaactcagtgtaccttttgaaccccttggccgattttaaccaaatttggaacacacattcttcatgttAAGGAGACGACTATAGTGTGGTTATGGATGCTCTTTAAAAAAatggagggtatggggggaggagtattgttcagaaatcgatcaactcaatgtaagtcttgaatACCATAAcagatttgaaccaaatttgaatcaaatattgtctgtcctaaggaaacaattttagtggatgtgggtAGGTCATTTTAAAAATGAGAGggtgcacatcacccgatccatcgtcgctttgatcaaccgtgtcagtttatccggaaatccgtgttcgtgcattagctgccgtagctggtcccgatcgatggctttgaagtcgatgaatagatgatgtgtgggcacgttgtattcgcggaatttctgcagtacttggcgaatggcgaacacctggtccgcggtggagcgttcacccataaaacccgcctggtactgccccacgaactcccttgcaattggtgctagtcgacggcaaaaaaattgggagagtaccttataggcggcgttcagcaatgtgattgcgcggtagttgctacaacccAGCTTATGGTCCTTTTTGTAggtgggacacacgacaccttccatccactcctgcggcaaaacatCCTCCtgccaaatcttggtaatgacccagtgcagagCTCTAGTCAGTGCCCCACCACCGtgctggtagttggtcaaccccaggggctttgttgttcttcagccggaaTATCTCCtgctggatttcctggaaatccggagccggtaaaattatgtcctgcgcgcgttctcctaggttcatcaccatacaaccatcttcgtctgccacatcgccattcaggtgttcttcgtagtgctgccaccacctttggatgacctcacgctcgttcgtaagaaggttcccgtttacgtgaacggtttaacttcttatagaactttcgtgtgttatcagcgcggtacagttgctccgtctcttcacggtctcgatctccctgctggcgctttttcctccggaaaatcgagttttgtctgttccacgcccgtttatatcgtgcctcgttcgccatcgtgcggtgttgcagcaatctcgcccatgctgcattcttctcttccactaactgctcaaattcgccgtcataccagttgtttttctgatccgggggcaccgtgccaagtgcagcggttgcggtgctaccaatggcggatcgaatatctctccagccatcttcaagagacgctgcgcctagctgctcttccgttgggagtgccacttccagctgctgcgcgtattcttgggctagtctaccgtcttgtagccgcccaatgttaagccgcggcgtccgacttcgacgcgcgttgtacaccgtcgagagttttgagcgcatactgcaacgaggtagtggtcggattcaatattcgcactgcgataagtgcggacattcgtgatgtcggagaagaatttaccgtcgattagaacgtgatcgatttagttttccgtttcttggttaagtgatctccatgtggccttgtggatatttttgcggggaagaaggtgcttcggactaccattacGATCTATGGAGGGGTGCATATGACGGACGGTATGTGGAGAAGgggaatgaatcacgagttgcatcagctgttaggagaaccatccatcgttcacaccgcggaaACTGGAAGACTGCGgggggccgggcacgtagccaaaatgtcggatagtaatccgctgaaaatggttctcgacaacgatccgacggacacaagaaggcgagatgcgTAGCGAGCCAGggggatcgatcaggtggagaacgatttgcggaccctccgtagacttgGGGACGTGCAGCCATCCCGGGCAGAACCttaaacagaataacaagacatgatatggatttgattgatataagagataaaataacaggcaacattatctaaaatttgcaccaaaatgtcatttaaatatcaagatatgctatggataagaacaaactaatggcacatgatattgattacttcttacaaatagcataacttgatctccttatgatatttcagtgcaaaatattgatattgtcgtctgatcttttatctcttatatcaatcatgtccatatctcattttgctatctaatcaacatttgatattattgagctattttcgtctactcgggatgaatcgagccgaatggagaagactttaatGTATgaacaggccactccggccttagtctgagcaaaaaaataaatagggTAAACTGATATCTGCAAGCAGGTATTGTGAGTCTGATTAATCGATATAAAATTCAAGATTTTCCGCAATACTATTCTTGTGTAAAATTTTACGAGATTCAATGGTCAACCGACTGCGTCTTGGTCAACCACAGATAACTGAATACCCAGCTCATTCATATTTGCTCAATCATATATAGATTGGTGCTTGGATGGTTAAAATG
Encoded proteins:
- the LOC134206423 gene encoding uncharacterized protein LOC134206423 codes for the protein MMQILIDSGSNKNIIDGETWKRLKAQGVVIKNSTTNVDHQFRGYGMEAKPMKVLGMFDSTVVIEVDNSQPISSEARFYVVDNGNQPLLGKETAKELNVLRLGLPKQEASIRKNGEVEHQNRSLLKRLQISCALKRNWRKDLDDYLMMYYSTPHSTTGKTPTELLTGRTIRTKIPSLKDIETAPSSEDFRDRDWIQKYRSVDRENANRHAKASRIELGDTVLMQNLTPGNKLSTTYGQAEYTVLDKEGSHVTIQSDATGKTFQRNTAHLKKIDQPIEGEVGECSGVIPAQQIPPTLQSMVQGHPSIDDTTHSLEVNDSQTRPKRTTRRPMKYDDYVEEYIE